The nucleotide window ACAACCTGGCTTTTTGGCGAGGCCACGCGGGGGACGTGGCGGGAGCTGTGACGGCGTTTGCCGAGCTGCTGGATGACTATGTGCGGGTGCTGGGCCCCGACCACCCCCACACCCTCGCCGCCCGCCACAACCTGGCTCGCTCGCAAGGGGAAGCGGGCGATGTGGCGGGAGCTGTGACGGCGTTTGCCGAGCTGCTGGATGATCGGCTGCGGGTACTGGGCCCCGACCACCCCCACACCCTCAAGACCCGCAATGCCCTTGCCCATTGGCAGGAACGCAGCGGCGAGGGCTTGGACACCAACGGCTGACGGCACCCTCTCATCCCGGGAAGCCATCGGCTTCACGGCGGTAGAAGAGCAGCCACCCCACTGCCAATACCCCAGGTCAACAAATTCGGCGGTGGCCCTGGACGGACGCCATAAGGAAGGGGCCGCCCGACAGCCAGCCGGGTCCAGGAGCGGGACGGACTGTCCAACGTGGCCGAAGGCCAGGGTGCAGGGTCGCCGAGGCGCCCTTGACCGGCCAGCACGGCCCGCATGTTCCATGAGTGGGTGGCTCCGGCCGACGCGCGCACCGCTCGCTGAAACCCCACTCCGTTGAGCGCTGGATCGAGTGGGGCGACGAGCGGCACTGGCCGATTTCAGGGCTCTGTCCGCAGTTCCGTGAATCCCCAGGTCAGGGAGGTGAGCGAGGGATCGTTTCGGCAGAGTATGTCCCGGCATGGCAAGCAAGACGGTCGAGGCTGTGCTGTTTCCCGGGATCGATGTGCGAGTGGAGCGCGTCACCGACTCCTCCGATGTCCTCGTGGTGGAGGCCGTGTCCACCGCTCGCCCGGGCCGGTGCCCAGACTGCAGGAAACAGGCGAGGCGCATGCATAGCACGTATCAACGATCCCTGGATGAAAGGCCGTTGGGGCCAC belongs to Streptomyces graminofaciens and includes:
- a CDS encoding tetratricopeptide repeat protein, translated to MAFWRGEAGDAGGAVTAFAELLDDRLRVLGPDHPDALLTRHNLAFWRGHAGDVAGAVTAFAELLDDYVRVLGPDHPHTLAARHNLAFWRGHAGDVAGAVTAFAELLDDYVRVLGPDHPHTLAARHNLARSQGEAGDVAGAVTAFAELLDDRLRVLGPDHPHTLKTRNALAHWQERSGEGLDTNG